DNA sequence from the bacterium genome:
TGTTGCGGTAACCGGTGGTGGTTCGGGAACAGGTATTGCTGCATTGATTAACGGCACTGCGGATATTGCGCAGTGTTCTCGATCGATGAAAGAGAAAGAAATTGAACAGGCGAAAGCGAAAGGGGTTAATCCGGTTGAACATAAGGTAGCATTAGACGGATTAGCGGTAGTTGTTCATCCGAAGAATCCGGTCTCGAAGTTAACCATAGACCAGTTATCAGATATTTTCACGGGAAAAATCAGAAATTGGAGTCAGGTTGGTGGGAAAAATGCGCCGATTGTTATCTTATCTCGGGAAGTCAATTCCGGAACCCATATTTATTTTAAAGAACATGTTGTTCGTCGTGGAAATGAAAAAGGTCCGGAAGAATTTGCGCCGGATGCGTTGTTAATGCCGTCTTCGCAAGCGATTGCAGATGAAGTCGCTTCCAATCCGAATGCAATCGGCTACTATGGAATGGGGTATGTCAGCGAAAAACAGAAAGCAATTCTGGTCGCAAAAGATAAAGATTCTGCGTATATCGCTCCGACGAAAGAAAATGTTATTAACGGGAGTTATCCGATATCGCGCCCGTTATTTCTATATACGAATGGGAAACCGACCGGTGCCGTGAAACAGTTCATAGACTTTGTACTCTCCGCAGAAGGGCAGAAAATCGTTAGCCAGCAGGATTTTGTCCCGATTACGTTACAGAAGAGCGGAACAACCAAAGAACGAAAGAAATAAAGAACGAAAGAACGCTAGAGCCAAAAAAATGGTTATGGTTCACGTGCGAAGATTCCATGAGTTTATTATTGAGAAATTAATTGTGATAAGCGGGATAACCTCGATTATTTTCGTTGCGTTGATATTCTTACTCCTGCTGAAAGAAGGGGTATCGCTTTTCGCAACGGTACCGTTATCCGAATTTCTCACGGGGAAGCATTGGTATCCGATATCCGACCCGCCGAAATTTGGGATTCTTCCGCTTATTCTCGGGTCGCTCCTAGTTACCGGCGGTGCGATGGTTATTTCGATTCCGCTCGGGATTATCGGAGCGGTGTATATTTCGGAAATCGCGCCGGAAGCGATTCGGGAATATCTGAAATCTGCAATCGAACTTATTGCTGCGATTCCGAGCGTGGTTATCGGGTTCGTTGGCATAGTCACCATAGTTCCCTTGATAAAAACGTGGTTTAACCTACCCACGGGATTAACCGCATTAACCGGGTCAGTAGTGTTAGCGTTTATGTCGTTACCGCTGATTGTATCGTTATCGGAAGATGCGCTGCGCAGCGTTCCGCAGAGTTATCGCGAAGCGAGTCTTGCGCTTGGCGCTACCCGCTGGCAAACCATCTATCGGGTCGTAGTTCCTGCTGCGATATCCGGTATCGTTGCCTCAGTGATGCTCGGAATCGGGAGAGCTATTGGCGAGACGATGGCCGTAATGATGGTCACGGGAAACGCAGCGGTTATCCCGCACAGTTTCCTTAAACCGGTGAGAACGTTAACCGCAACCATAGCTGCAGAAATGGGCGAAACCGTTCGGCAGAGCGAGCATTATTATGCTTTGTTCGCGATAGGGTTAGTCTTATTTATCATAGTGTTTTGTATCAATTTTTCCGCGAGTTTCTTCATTAAACGGATTAACAAATAACCGTTACCCTTGAAATAATATCGGGGTAAACGTTACGTTACGAGCATGATTTCACCCAAACGCGCACAACAAGTAGCATTTAGTATGTTGTTTCTGGTAACCGTGGTGATTCTTATTCCGTTAGGGATAATTGTCTATATTTTAATTAAAAATGGTATCGGCGTCATAACCTGGGATTTTCTTACGTCCGTTCCACGGATGGGCATGAAAGAAGGCGGAATATTTCCAGCGATAGTCGGAACGTTTTATCTGGTGGTCGGAACGATTATTTTTGCGTTACCGTTAGGGGTGGCTGCAGCGATTTATTTAACGGAATACGCACCGGATACTTGGTTAACCCGACTCATTCGAATTGCCATCATTAATCTCGCTGGGGTTCCTTCCATTGTGTATGGGTTATTCGGATTAGGATTTTTCGTGTTACTGTTACAGTTCGGAACCTCGATTCTAGCCGGATCGCTCACCCTAGCGATAATGATTCTACCGGTTATCATCACCGCAGCGGAAGAAGCGCTGAAAACCGTGCCGATTTCGTTTCGAGAAGCGAGTTTAGCGGTCGGCGCTACGAAATGGCAGACGATTCAGAAAATTGTGTTACCGCAAGCGTTGCCGGGAATTCTCACCGGTGCGATTCTTGGGGTGAGTCGAGCTGCGGGCGAGACAGCGCCGATATTATTTACGGTAGCGGCGTTTTATCTGCCGCATCTCCCGAAATCGCTGTTCGACCAAGCGATGGCGCTTCCGTATCACTTATACGTTATTTCAACGCAAATTCCGGGAATTAAACTTGATGTGCAGTATGGAACTGCGTTAGTATTAATTATTTTAGTGCTCGGAATGAATTTAACCGCCATCATTCTCCGCGCCCGGTTTCGGAAACGGAAAAAATGGTAACCGAGAACGATTCGCCGGATACTTCGATTGTCTATGGAACCATGCGTTCAGGTAATTAATTTAAATTTTTATTATGGTACTGTCCATGCGTTAAAGAATATCTCGATAGATATTTATCCGAATCGAACCACTGCGTTTATCGGTCCTTCGGGTTGC
Encoded proteins:
- a CDS encoding phosphate ABC transporter substrate-binding protein, which codes for MLPKTNTITITIVASFLLILGVSGVFAAKGMIQIKGSDTMVNLGQAWAEAFMKREPNISVAVTGGGSGTGIAALINGTADIAQCSRSMKEKEIEQAKAKGVNPVEHKVALDGLAVVVHPKNPVSKLTIDQLSDIFTGKIRNWSQVGGKNAPIVILSREVNSGTHIYFKEHVVRRGNEKGPEEFAPDALLMPSSQAIADEVASNPNAIGYYGMGYVSEKQKAILVAKDKDSAYIAPTKENVINGSYPISRPLFLYTNGKPTGAVKQFIDFVLSAEGQKIVSQQDFVPITLQKSGTTKERKK
- the pstC gene encoding phosphate ABC transporter permease subunit PstC, with protein sequence MVHVRRFHEFIIEKLIVISGITSIIFVALIFLLLLKEGVSLFATVPLSEFLTGKHWYPISDPPKFGILPLILGSLLVTGGAMVISIPLGIIGAVYISEIAPEAIREYLKSAIELIAAIPSVVIGFVGIVTIVPLIKTWFNLPTGLTALTGSVVLAFMSLPLIVSLSEDALRSVPQSYREASLALGATRWQTIYRVVVPAAISGIVASVMLGIGRAIGETMAVMMVTGNAAVIPHSFLKPVRTLTATIAAEMGETVRQSEHYYALFAIGLVLFIIVFCINFSASFFIKRINK
- the pstA gene encoding phosphate ABC transporter permease PstA — protein: MISPKRAQQVAFSMLFLVTVVILIPLGIIVYILIKNGIGVITWDFLTSVPRMGMKEGGIFPAIVGTFYLVVGTIIFALPLGVAAAIYLTEYAPDTWLTRLIRIAIINLAGVPSIVYGLFGLGFFVLLLQFGTSILAGSLTLAIMILPVIITAAEEALKTVPISFREASLAVGATKWQTIQKIVLPQALPGILTGAILGVSRAAGETAPILFTVAAFYLPHLPKSLFDQAMALPYHLYVISTQIPGIKLDVQYGTALVLIILVLGMNLTAIILRARFRKRKKW